Proteins encoded together in one Pontiella desulfatans window:
- a CDS encoding nucleotidyltransferase domain-containing protein has translation MMAFGLTDKDIELIRSAIEQHREIDEVLVFGSRAMGNHKVGSDVDLAVKGNGVSLRTISSLSSRLNEEAPLPYQFDVIDYATIDTPALIEHIDVHGKALYQRKERAE, from the coding sequence ATGATGGCATTCGGGCTGACCGACAAGGACATTGAATTGATTCGTTCGGCAATTGAACAACACCGGGAGATTGATGAGGTTCTTGTCTTCGGCTCCCGGGCAATGGGAAATCACAAGGTCGGTTCCGATGTGGATTTGGCGGTTAAAGGTAACGGAGTGAGCCTTCGCACCATTTCCAGCCTATCTTCCCGACTTAACGAGGAAGCTCCTCTTCCCTACCAGTTCGATGTGATCGACTATGCCACCATCGACACCCCTGCCCTGATTGAACATATTGATGTCCATGGCAAGGCGCTGTATCAGCGAAAGGAACGGGCGGAATGA
- a CDS encoding M28 family metallopeptidase: MALPLRLCVFAVIASVLLGCTPDQERVEWPAFDGQRAYAEVEALVQFSPRDAGTPGGWKAAKHIHQRMESFGIETDLDTFTDMTPDGEKTMINVVGTVPGKTPRWIILGSHFDTMPGIDPFQGANDSGSSTGILLELARMLGASQTVPEVGIIFAFFDGEEGIAGYIPGDGLHGSRHMARQLAETGDHKKIDAMILLDMVGDKDLHFTVPYNSERKLVQEVFKAAQATGHRDRFSLTRSVITDDHVPFLEIGIPAIDLIDFKFGSEPGLNDHWHTEADNLGNISAESLGISGTITLKLLEKLAFPAISD, translated from the coding sequence ATGGCGTTACCTTTGCGACTTTGCGTCTTTGCGGTCATCGCCTCAGTCCTGCTTGGCTGCACACCGGATCAGGAGCGGGTTGAGTGGCCGGCGTTCGATGGGCAGCGCGCCTATGCCGAGGTGGAGGCGCTGGTTCAGTTTTCCCCGCGCGATGCCGGGACGCCCGGAGGCTGGAAGGCGGCGAAGCATATCCACCAGCGGATGGAGAGCTTCGGCATCGAAACCGACCTCGACACCTTCACCGATATGACGCCGGACGGCGAAAAGACCATGATCAACGTGGTTGGAACCGTGCCGGGAAAGACCCCGCGCTGGATCATTCTGGGTTCCCACTTCGACACGATGCCGGGGATCGACCCCTTCCAGGGCGCGAACGATTCGGGATCGAGCACCGGCATCCTGCTGGAGCTGGCCCGCATGCTTGGGGCATCCCAAACGGTTCCCGAGGTCGGGATCATTTTCGCGTTCTTCGACGGCGAAGAAGGCATTGCCGGCTACATTCCCGGGGATGGCCTGCACGGTAGCCGCCATATGGCCCGGCAGCTGGCCGAAACCGGCGACCACAAGAAAATCGATGCCATGATCCTGCTGGATATGGTCGGCGACAAAGACCTGCATTTCACCGTGCCCTACAATAGTGAACGGAAACTGGTGCAGGAGGTTTTCAAGGCGGCCCAGGCCACCGGGCATCGCGACCGCTTCTCGCTCACCCGCTCCGTGATCACGGACGACCATGTCCCGTTTCTCGAGATCGGCATCCCCGCCATCGACCTGATCGACTTCAAATTCGGTTCCGAACCCGGCCTCAACGACCACTGGCATACGGAGGCCGACAACCTGGGCAACATCAGCGCCGAGAGCCTCGGAATCAGCGGAACCATCACCCTCAAACTACTCGAAAAACTGGCATTTCCCGCAATATCCGATTAA
- a CDS encoding ATPase, whose product MAEELKHLIEQIQKEGVEKANKEADSIISKAKEKAAKIVAEAETKAQETLKRAETESAAFAERSVKTLEQAARDLLITVGQGCEKVVTATLGKEVDSALSTDVLGKMIADVVKQGKDGATVTVSESDKAGLTALCAGIAKESGKTVELEASSEILSGFKVVFEGQNASLDYTGEAVAAALAAFLRPELAKTVSGVAREQISK is encoded by the coding sequence ATGGCCGAAGAACTGAAGCATTTGATCGAACAGATCCAAAAAGAAGGGGTTGAGAAAGCCAACAAGGAGGCTGACTCCATCATCTCCAAGGCAAAGGAAAAAGCCGCAAAAATCGTGGCCGAAGCCGAAACCAAGGCCCAGGAAACCCTGAAACGGGCGGAAACCGAATCCGCCGCCTTTGCGGAACGCTCCGTGAAGACCCTCGAACAAGCCGCGCGCGATCTGCTTATCACCGTGGGGCAAGGTTGCGAAAAGGTGGTGACCGCCACCCTCGGCAAGGAAGTCGACAGCGCCCTCTCCACCGACGTGCTCGGGAAAATGATCGCCGACGTGGTTAAGCAGGGAAAGGATGGCGCCACGGTCACGGTTAGCGAAAGCGACAAAGCCGGACTGACCGCCCTGTGCGCCGGCATCGCCAAGGAATCCGGAAAGACGGTCGAACTGGAAGCCAGCTCGGAAATCCTCAGCGGTTTCAAGGTGGTCTTCGAAGGCCAGAACGCTTCGCTCGACTACACGGGCGAAGCGGTGGCCGCAGCACTGGCCGCCTTCCTTCGTCCGGAACTCGCCAAGACCGTCAGCGGCGTTGCCCGCGAACAAATTTCCAAATAA
- a CDS encoding DUF2764 family protein — protein sequence MAYYSLVASLPSLQIGDEPPFTTEEYVDNCAQWVTERETEILRKVLLQEPDIAPCPLCKTVYDLECQIRNAVARQRGQKLGIDFKEYLQPHDGFSGQIETFVADAMNQTDPVELEQYLDRGRWKLAEELVGQDPFGFEKVLAYGIQLKIVDRWNRMDVSAGKEKLEAVITANTEKEEKSDESDHPSDQTDFMEN from the coding sequence ATGGCCTACTATTCACTCGTAGCCAGTTTGCCCAGTCTCCAGATCGGGGACGAACCTCCGTTCACGACGGAGGAATATGTGGACAACTGCGCGCAATGGGTAACGGAACGCGAAACCGAAATCCTGCGCAAGGTCTTGCTGCAGGAGCCGGACATCGCCCCCTGCCCGCTCTGCAAAACCGTCTATGATCTCGAATGCCAGATCCGCAATGCGGTCGCCCGCCAGCGCGGGCAGAAACTAGGCATCGATTTCAAGGAATACCTGCAGCCCCACGACGGCTTCAGCGGACAGATCGAAACCTTTGTGGCCGATGCCATGAACCAGACCGATCCCGTCGAGTTGGAGCAATATCTCGACCGCGGCCGCTGGAAGCTGGCCGAGGAGCTGGTCGGGCAGGACCCCTTCGGTTTCGAAAAGGTGCTGGCCTACGGAATCCAATTGAAAATCGTCGATCGCTGGAACCGCATGGACGTCAGCGCCGGCAAGGAAAAACTTGAGGCCGTCATCACGGCGAACACGGAAAAGGAAGAAAAATCCGACGAATCAGACCACCCGTCTGACCAGACTGATTTCATGGAGAACTGA
- a CDS encoding V-type ATP synthase subunit A, giving the protein MSANIGKITGVNGNLLKVEFENPVIQNEVAYACVGTGDLKLKAEVIRIRGNSAELQVFEDTVGLKVGDPVEFTGELLSVELGPGLLSQVFDGLQNPLPRLAEECGFFLQRGKYLDPLPRDTKWAYTPKLNVGDTVVAGDTIGSIPEGLFDHCVMVPFNVRGKWTVESLKPAGEYTVEEVVAVLKDDKGNSRDCKIMQIWPVKMPIKCYAERLRPTESMASGMRTIDTFFPVAKGGTFCVPGPFGAGKTVLQQIMSRHAEVDIVIIAACGERAGEVVETLREFPELTDPRTGKSLMERTLIICNTSSMPVAAREASVYTGVTLAEYYRQMGLDVLLLADSTSRWAQALREMSGRLEEIPGEEAFPAYLESVIASFYERGGVVKLNNGETGSVTIGGTVSPAGGNFEEPVTQATLKVVGAFHGLSRARSDARRYPAIDPLDSWSKYPSVVDVDKVAKARKVLRDGSEVGQMMKVVGEEGTSIDDFVLYLKSEYIDATYLQQNAFNETDAANSVERQEYVFNRLLKLTETKMSFKEKGDARSFFQQLTQTCRDWNNSEFQSDEFKKIEEQMTKALAEVSDYAE; this is encoded by the coding sequence ATGAGCGCAAACATTGGTAAAATCACCGGGGTGAACGGCAACCTGCTGAAGGTTGAATTCGAGAATCCCGTGATCCAGAACGAAGTGGCCTACGCCTGTGTCGGAACCGGAGACCTGAAACTGAAAGCCGAAGTGATCCGCATCCGCGGCAACAGCGCCGAGCTCCAGGTGTTCGAGGATACCGTGGGACTGAAAGTGGGCGATCCGGTTGAATTCACCGGCGAGCTGCTTTCCGTGGAACTTGGCCCGGGCCTGCTGAGCCAGGTGTTCGACGGCCTGCAAAACCCGCTGCCCCGCCTCGCCGAGGAATGCGGCTTCTTCCTGCAACGCGGCAAATACCTCGATCCCCTTCCCCGCGATACCAAGTGGGCCTACACCCCGAAACTGAACGTGGGCGACACCGTTGTTGCCGGCGACACCATCGGCTCCATTCCCGAAGGCTTGTTCGACCATTGCGTCATGGTTCCTTTCAATGTCCGCGGGAAGTGGACGGTTGAAAGCCTCAAACCCGCCGGCGAATACACCGTGGAAGAAGTGGTTGCCGTCCTGAAAGACGACAAAGGCAACTCCCGCGACTGCAAGATCATGCAGATCTGGCCGGTCAAGATGCCGATCAAATGCTACGCCGAGCGCCTGCGCCCGACCGAATCGATGGCATCCGGCATGCGCACGATCGACACCTTCTTCCCCGTCGCCAAGGGCGGAACCTTCTGCGTTCCGGGTCCGTTCGGCGCCGGCAAGACCGTTCTCCAGCAGATCATGTCGCGCCACGCCGAAGTGGATATCGTGATCATTGCGGCCTGCGGCGAGCGTGCCGGCGAGGTGGTGGAAACCCTCCGCGAGTTCCCGGAACTGACCGACCCGCGCACCGGCAAATCGCTGATGGAGCGCACGCTGATCATCTGCAACACCTCCTCGATGCCGGTGGCCGCCCGCGAAGCGTCCGTATACACCGGCGTGACGCTGGCCGAATACTACCGCCAGATGGGACTCGACGTCCTGCTGCTGGCCGACTCCACCTCCCGCTGGGCGCAGGCCCTGCGCGAAATGTCCGGCCGTCTGGAAGAGATCCCCGGCGAGGAAGCCTTCCCGGCCTACCTCGAATCCGTAATCGCCTCCTTCTACGAACGCGGCGGCGTGGTGAAACTCAACAACGGCGAAACCGGATCGGTCACCATCGGCGGAACCGTTTCCCCGGCCGGCGGCAACTTCGAGGAACCGGTTACCCAGGCCACCCTGAAAGTGGTCGGGGCGTTCCACGGCCTCTCCCGCGCCCGTTCCGACGCCCGCCGCTACCCGGCCATCGACCCGCTCGATTCCTGGAGCAAATACCCATCGGTGGTTGATGTCGACAAGGTTGCCAAGGCCCGCAAGGTGCTGCGCGACGGTTCGGAAGTCGGCCAGATGATGAAGGTGGTCGGCGAGGAAGGCACCTCGATCGACGACTTCGTGCTCTACCTGAAGTCCGAGTACATCGACGCAACCTACCTGCAGCAGAATGCGTTCAACGAAACGGATGCCGCCAACTCGGTCGAGCGCCAGGAATATGTGTTCAACAGGCTGCTCAAGCTCACGGAAACAAAGATGTCGTTCAAGGAAAAGGGCGATGCCCGCTCCTTCTTCCAGCAGCTCACGCAGACCTGCCGCGACTGGAACAACAGCGAATTCCAATCGGATGAATTTAAAAAAATTGAAGAGCAAATGACTAAAGCGCTCGCGGAGGTTTCTGATTATGCAGAATAA
- a CDS encoding V-type ATP synthase subunit B has product MQNKVYHRIEQITGNVIVVKADDVINGELAQVDSAVGVSLAQVIRLENENVFLQVFAGGRGIGTDAKVRFLGRTMQIPFSENLLGRVFTGSGEPRDNGPVIEENMIEIGGPSVNPAKRIIPRNMVRTGIPMIDVFNTLVESQKLPIFSVAGEPYNELLAQIALQAEVDVIILGGMGLKHDDYLFFRDKLDESGALSRSVMFVHTASDPTVECLLVPDVSLAVAEKYAMEDKRVLVLLTDMTNFADSMKEVAITMEQIPSNRGYPGDLYSQLAARYEKAVDFEGSGSITVLAVTTMPGDDVTHPVPDNTGYITEGQFYLKNGRIEPFGSLSRLKQQVNDRTRDDHRTIMDTMIQLYANYKETLEKQSMGFRMSGWDSKLLKYGEKFESSMMDITVNTPLEEALDNGWKIMADCFEPAETGIASKYTEKYWPA; this is encoded by the coding sequence ATGCAGAATAAAGTCTATCACCGGATTGAACAGATCACCGGCAACGTCATCGTGGTCAAGGCCGACGATGTGATCAACGGGGAGCTGGCGCAGGTCGATTCCGCCGTCGGCGTTTCGCTGGCGCAGGTCATTCGCCTTGAAAATGAAAACGTGTTCCTGCAGGTGTTTGCCGGCGGCCGCGGCATCGGCACCGATGCGAAGGTTCGTTTCCTGGGCCGCACGATGCAGATCCCGTTCTCGGAAAACCTGCTCGGCCGCGTCTTCACCGGCTCCGGCGAACCGCGCGACAACGGCCCCGTGATCGAGGAAAACATGATCGAGATCGGCGGACCTTCGGTCAACCCGGCCAAGCGCATCATTCCGCGCAACATGGTGCGTACCGGCATCCCGATGATCGACGTGTTCAACACGCTGGTGGAATCGCAGAAGCTTCCGATCTTCTCGGTGGCCGGCGAGCCCTACAACGAACTGCTCGCGCAGATCGCCCTGCAGGCGGAGGTGGATGTGATCATCCTCGGCGGCATGGGCCTGAAGCACGACGACTACCTCTTCTTCCGCGACAAGCTGGATGAAAGCGGCGCCCTTTCGCGCTCCGTCATGTTTGTCCACACCGCATCCGACCCGACGGTGGAGTGCCTGCTGGTACCTGATGTTTCATTGGCCGTGGCCGAAAAATATGCGATGGAAGACAAACGCGTGCTCGTGCTCCTGACCGACATGACCAACTTTGCCGACTCGATGAAGGAAGTGGCCATCACGATGGAGCAGATTCCCTCGAACCGCGGCTATCCCGGCGACCTCTACTCGCAGCTGGCGGCCCGATACGAAAAGGCCGTCGACTTCGAAGGCAGCGGATCAATCACCGTCCTGGCCGTGACCACCATGCCGGGCGACGATGTGACGCACCCGGTTCCGGACAACACCGGCTACATTACCGAAGGCCAGTTCTACCTCAAGAACGGGCGCATCGAGCCGTTCGGCTCCCTTTCGCGCCTCAAGCAGCAGGTGAACGACCGCACCCGCGACGACCACCGCACGATCATGGATACCATGATCCAGCTCTACGCGAACTACAAGGAAACGCTCGAGAAGCAGTCGATGGGCTTCCGCATGTCGGGCTGGGACAGCAAGCTGCTGAAGTATGGTGAAAAATTCGAAAGCAGCATGATGGACATCACCGTCAACACCCCGCTCGAAGAAGCGCTCGACAATGGCTGGAAGATCATGGCCGATTGCTTCGAGCCGGCGGAGACCGGTATTGCCTCCAAGTATACGGAAAAATACTG